The genomic stretch GGAGGAATAAGACTTGACGGAGCAACTGGAATTATATGATGTGACGATTATCGGCGGCGGCCCTGCGGGGATGTATGCTGCTTTCTATAGCGGAATGAGAGATTTAAAGACGAAGCTGATCGATGCGAATGATAAGCTTGGCGGGCGTATGTTAATTTATCCGGAGAAAATGATATGGGATGTTGGAGGAGTTACGCCGATACTGTGTGAGAAGCTGATCGTTCAGCTGGAGCAGCAGGCGCAAACCTTTGATCCGACCATTGTGCTGGGCCAGCAAGTATACGGCTTGGAGAGGCTGGAGGATGGTACGTATGTGCTGGAATCGACTAATGGAGAACGGCACTGGACGCGGACGATTATTGTTGCTATTGGGCGAGGAATATTGAAGATGGCGAAGCTGGAGCTTGAAGGAGCTGAACGATACGAGGTTTCTAATTTGCACTATACAGTTCAGGAGCTTGAGCCTTTCAGAGGGAAGCGGGTTCTTATTTCCGGAGGCGGAAATTCGGCAGTGGATTGGGCTAATGAGCTGGAGCCGATTGCTGAGCAGGTGACGGTCGTGCACCGGCGCGATCAGTTTGGCGGACATGAGAAGCATATTGAAAGGATGAAAAGCTCTTCCGTAGACGTGCGTACGCCTTACGAGGTAAGCCAGCTGTTCAGCAACAACGGAGAGACAATTGAGCGTGTAACGCTGCATCATGTGGAGACTGGGGAATATGAGCAGCTTTCCGTAGATGCGGTTATCGTCAACCATGGGCTGAAATCAGATTTCAGCGGCATTAAGGACTGGGGCCTTAGCATGGATGATTGGAATGTGTTCGTTAATGCTAAGCTGGAATCAAATCTGCCAGGCATTTTTGGCGCAGGCGACTTTGCTTTTTTTGAGAGCAAATTAAATCTTATCGCAGGAGCATTCACCGATGCGGCGCTCGCTGTGAACAGCGCGAAGCTGTATATGGACCCTGAGGCGCCTCGAATGGCCTATGTTTCCTCTCATAATGCACGCTTTAAGGAGAAGAATAAAGCGCTTGGTATTGTGGAAGAATAGCAGCAGTCTGAAAAAAAACATACTCATACGTTATTTATAAGCTGGTTTGGGGTAATCATACTTATAGACGAAGGGAGATGTTGAACGATGTCCGATTACGGTAACGAGGAACTAGAAATTCCTCAGATTAACCCCAATAACGAGCCGGAGATTATCCCTCCGGCATCGCCTGAGATTAAGCCGGACCAGCCCATTCCAGAAATTGCTCCGGAGAGGATTCCTGAGATTAAGCCAGATGCTGCTCCTGAAGCCGTGCCTGACATACCTCCGGAAATCTCGCCTGAATGATTTAGCCAGCAGGGCGTTGTCACACAAAGGGAGTCAGGTCACCGCTGTTTAAGTGGGGATCGGACTTTATGAAATTGAGCAATCGAGTCATTTTCGAAAAAATAGCCAATCAGGGTTCCAGTACCTGATCGGCTATTTTTTTTGATTCTATGGCTCTCCCCCGCAGTGGCGTTAAGCCCCCATCGGATGGAGACCTATGTAATAGATCTATTTTTTAGACTTAATTCTGATTATTGTTCTAATTTGGGAAAAATAGATCTACATTCTAGACCAATTTCTTCTTAGAACGGTGTTTACACGGCGATTTGACTAAAATTCATGATAATAGATCTATTTTTTAGACTAAATTTTTTATTTTGGGATGGTTTGACAGGAATAGATCTATATATTAGATCTATTCCTTCAGGGAGCAGTGTTTGAGGGCTCTTTGGTGGAATGTGGAAGGTAGGGAGGTCAGGGAGGCGGGCTTAGTTTATTTGTTTAGCTCTGGGTCTCCAACCTAACCTATCCTACACTTACCTCAAAGCCTCTCCATGAAGGGGGATGTATGTTTACAAACTCATGCTATAATACCCTTTATGAAATTACAAAAAGCAAGAAGCAGCTGGTCAAGGGGGATAACATGAACAAAATAATACTGTTTTTGCGGCATACCTTTCTAGATCGAACGATCGTGAGAACGATTTTGTTATCGTATTTACTCGTTAATGTATTGCTATTGCTGCTGTTAGGCTACCTTTCCATTAAGGATTCCACGAAGATGATTACAGACGAAATTATTCATTCGAGCAATAAGGTTATGGAGCAGGCAGCGCTGGGACTGAGCTTTAACCTAGAGGAATCGAAGCGCTCTCTCGTTATGCTGGCAGGAAATTATTC from Paenibacillus sp. FSL H8-0548 encodes the following:
- a CDS encoding NAD(P)/FAD-dependent oxidoreductase produces the protein MTEQLELYDVTIIGGGPAGMYAAFYSGMRDLKTKLIDANDKLGGRMLIYPEKMIWDVGGVTPILCEKLIVQLEQQAQTFDPTIVLGQQVYGLERLEDGTYVLESTNGERHWTRTIIVAIGRGILKMAKLELEGAERYEVSNLHYTVQELEPFRGKRVLISGGGNSAVDWANELEPIAEQVTVVHRRDQFGGHEKHIERMKSSSVDVRTPYEVSQLFSNNGETIERVTLHHVETGEYEQLSVDAVIVNHGLKSDFSGIKDWGLSMDDWNVFVNAKLESNLPGIFGAGDFAFFESKLNLIAGAFTDAALAVNSAKLYMDPEAPRMAYVSSHNARFKEKNKALGIVEE